The DNA sequence ACCCCACGTTCGAGCTGAGCACCAAGCGCTACAACAAGGACTTCATCGCTCTGCGCGCCACGGTGGCCACCAGCCGCAGCTCGTCGCTGCGCGGCACCGTCACGGTGAAGACCCAGCCGCTGGGCGCCCGCGTCTACCTGGATGGAGAGTTCCAGGGCTACACGCCGTTCACGCTCCCGGCCATGCAGGTGGGCAAGCACATGATCAAGCTGAGCCGCCCCGGCTTCCGCCAGCACGGCCAGATCATCGAGGTGACACCGGACGACGCGGAGATCACCGCCGAGCTCTCCCCGACCAACAACTACAAGAAGTACGACTCGCAGCTGGACAAGGTGGCCAGCGAGATCGTCAAGACGACGCCGAGCCCGTCCTCGGTCACCCTGGGCAAGGCCCTGTCCATCGACCGGGGCCTGCTGGGCACGGTGAAGGATCTGGGCCCCAACGGCACGGAGCTGGTGGTGGGCTTCTTCGACCTGCGTGATGGAAAGAAGCTCGCTGGCCGCCGGATCGTCCTCCAGGGCGACGAGTTCGGCCAGGAGAAGCAGGAGATGAGCCGGCTGGTGAACTACCTGGTCAACAACGGCATGGGTGGCGGGGAGCAGAAGGTGAAGGCCTCGGACCCGCTGGAGAACCGCCACGGCATGGAGGAGTGGAACGGGGAGGACCAGGGAGGCCGCGGCCGCCAGGTGACCGAGAAGAAGAAGAAGGGCGACCCGCTCGACGGAGTGAACGGAACTGAAGACTGGTAGCTCGCGGCGCTTGTCCGCCTGGGGCGGGAGCGGCCTAGAGTCCCGAGGCGTATGCGCCTCCTGGCCCTGCTCCTGCTCCCGCCGCTCCTCTTTCCGTCCGCCGCACTCGCTCAGGCCAACGCCATCATCCGGCCGCTGGTGAGCTCTCGCGGCGTGACGGTGCCCACCGAGTCCACCGCCACCGTGGACGAGGTCACCGCCCTCTCCCTCAACCCCGGCAGCCTGCGCTTCGTGGACGGGCCCCAGCTGCTCTTTCTCCACGAGCGCAACCGGGTCCAGGATCAGGTCGGCACCGGCCTCTTCGTGGGCACCACCCTGCTGGGTGCCGTGGGCGTGGGCTACGGCGTGGAGTGGCTGCGCAACCGCACCGAGCCGGACTACCGCCGCAGCTCGCTGGGCTTCTCACTGGGCACGGACACGCTGGCCCTGGGGGCCACGTACCACGCGTTCGGCTCGGCGGATGAGTCCGTGGAGAAGCTGTCCAGCTGGGACATCGGCCTGTCCGCGCGGCCCTGGCGCGGGTTCTCCTACAGCGTGGTGGCCCGCGACATCAACGAGCCCGAGCAAGGCGAGTACCGTGTCGTCCGCACCTTTGATCTCGGCATTGGCGTGCGGCCCTTCGGCGACCGCTACACGCTGGGCGTGGACTATCTGTTCCGCTCGGGGGGGCTGGACGAGGGGCGCCTCACCTACGCGCTGAAGGCCGAGGTGTGGCCGGGGCTGCGGCTGGGCGGAGGCCTCTCGCACGGCCTTCGCAGCGGGCAGGAGCTGGCGTTCCAGCTGTCCGCGACGCTGGACACTTCGCACTTTGGCTTCACCTACGCTGCGGGCGGCACGGACCGAGGCCTGGACCACGTGCTGGCGGTACGCCTGTCCAGCGACAAGTACCGCGCGCTGGGCCTGTCCTCGGGCGTGGTGGCGATGGTGGACCTCAACGACCGGCTCACCGGAGGGACGAGCCTCGCGGTGTCCCTGCTGGGAGGCTCGGCAGACGATCCGTACCTGGCGCTGATGCGCTTCCTCGACCTGGCCATCAAGGATCCACAGCTGCGCGGCGTGGTGCTGAAGATGGAGGGCCTGCCCGGCGTGGGCTGGGGCCAGGCCGAGGAGCTGCGCCAGGCCGTGATGCGCCTGCGCCGCTCCGGCAAGAAGGTGATGGCCGTGCTGCTCTCGTGCGACGACAAGGGCTACCTCGTGGCTTCGGCGGCGGACCAGGTGTACGCGCTGCCCGCGTCCTCGCTGCTGCTCAACGGCCTGTCCGCAAGCGTCGTCAGCGTGGGCGGGACGATGGAGAAGCTGGGCGTCAGCTGGGACGTGGCCCGGGTGGGCGAGTACAAGACGGCTCCCGAGCAGCTCACGCGCAAGGACATGAGCCCGGCCGAGCGCGAGACGGTGAGCGCGCTGCTGGACGTGGAGGTGGCCTGGTACGAGCAGGCGGTGACGCTCATGCGCAAGCTGCCCGAGGGCCGCCTCCGCGAGGTTTGGTCCGTGGGCCTCATCCCCGCGAAGAAGGCGCAGGAGCTGGGGCTGCTGGACGGCATCCTCAAGGATCAGAGCGAGCTGGAGCAGAAGGTCTACAACCTGGTGCCGGGCGCCACCTACGCGGCGAACTACCGGCCTCGCGGCGAGCGCGAGACGCTCTGGGGCCGCCGCCGCCGCATCGCCGTGGTCCCCATCCTGGGCACCATCGCCGGAGGCAAGAGCCGCGAGGATCCGCTGGGCTTCTCGCGCATCGCCGGAGCGGAGACGGTGGTCCTGGCGCTCCAGCGCGCGCAGGAGGATCCCTCCGTCATGGCCATCGTGCTGCGGGTGGACTCGGGCGGAGGGGACGTGCTCGCCTCGGACCTCATGTACCGCGCGGTGACGGAGGCCAAGAAGCGCAAGCCCGTCATTGCCTCCATGGGGGATGTGGCGGCCTCCGGCGGCTACTACGCAGCGGTGGGCGCGGATGAGATCTTCGCGGGCCCCACCACCATCACCGGCAGCATCGGCGTCTTCTACTTGAAGCCCGCGCTGCAGGGCCTGCTGGGAGACAAGCTCGGCATCACCCAGGAGAACCTCCCGCGCGCCCCGCTGGCGGACATGCTGGACTACTGGCGCCCGTGGAAGCCCGAGGAGCAGGCGGCGATCCAGGCCTGGGTGGACGCCACCTACGACGACTTCATCACCTACGTGGCCCAGGGCCGGAAGATGGAGAAGTCCCAGGTGGACGCCATCGCCCGGGGCCGGGTGTGGTCCGGCAAGGACGCCCACGCGAAGGGGCTGGTGGACAGGCTGGGCGGCTTCATGGAGGCGGTGGAGGCGGCGCGGACCCGAGCCAAGGTGGAGGCCTCGGAGGAAGTGGACCTGGTGGTGTACGGCGAGCCCCGGGGCCTGTTCTCCTCGCTGGGCGGCGAGCCGAACGTGCTCACCCGGCTGCTCCCCGAGCCTGCTCAGCCTGCCCTGCCGCCAGGGCTGCAGGCGCTCCTGCGGGAGTCCGGGCTCACGGCCGGGTGGCTGGAGCCGGGGCTGAAGGCCGCCATGCCCTTCACCCTCACCGTGGAGTGAGTCTCCCTCTGGACAGAGGGTAAGAAATTCTGCGGGCTCTCCGTGGGTCTCTGGTAATGTGAATGTTGCCCTCGGGCCGGCTTTCGGGCCGCTGGAGGGTTCCAGGGACCGGCGGTTTCGGTCTCGAGGACCCGCGCATGGAGCGCAGGCAGCCTCGAGCACCCCGCGTCAGGCTCCCTGTCCCACATGTCGAGTCGTGCGCGCCCTGCCCAGGCAGGGCTCCGTGTGCGCAGAGCCTTCGGAATTCCATGAGCGAGAACAGCGACAACACTGATCCCCGTCCCCCTGCCCCGCCCCCTCCCGCCGAGGCCGCTCGGCCCGAGCCGCCCGTCATGGATGACGACGGCGGGGATGACGGCGGAGACGACGAGGGTCCTGATGAGGGAGGCGACGCCTCCGGGGCGTCCGGTCCAGGAGGCCAGCCCGGCCCTGGTGGCCAGGCCGGGCCAGGAGGCCGCCGCCGCCGCCGCCGCCGCCGCCGCCGTGGCGCGCAGGTGCACTTCACGCCCGAGGGCCAGGCCTACCGGACGCAGCCGGGGCCGGACGGGCAGATGGTGCAGGTGTTCCTCACGCCGCAGGAGCTCGAGCAGTACAAGCAGCGGCTCGCCCAGCAGCAGCAGCAACAGCAGAGCCCCCCGCCTGGGCAGCACGCGCAGCACGGCGGGCAGCAGCATGGCCAGCGGCAGCACCACGGCGGAGGCCAGAGCCAGGCCGCGCCGCAGCAGAACCTGACGCCCGTGGAGGGCGTGCTGGACACGGAGGCCAAGGGGCCCAACGCGTTCCTGCGGCAGCTCAAGAAGAACCTGCTGCCCTCGCCGGATGACCCGGAGTTGCCGAAGAACCTGGTGCAGAAGTTGCGCCTGCGGCAGGGCCAGTACGTCACCGCGTTCGCGCAGATGCGCGGCACGAAGGGCGTCATCCAGAAGGTGGACACGGTGGACGGCCGCCCGCTGGACGGGGCGCCCCGGCTCCCGCACTTCGCGGATCTCACCTCGGTGGATCCCCTCGAGCGCATCAAGATGGAGCACGGCCACCGCGAGATGGTGACGCGGGTGCTGGACTTGATTGCCCCGATCGGCAAGGGCCAGCGCGCGCTGATCGTCGCCCCGCCGAAGACGGGTAAGACGATCATGCTGCAGCGGATTGCTCAGGCGGTGATCACCAACCACCCCGAGATCCACGTGATGGTACTCCTCATCGACGAGCGCCCCGAGGAAGTCACGGACATGCGCCGGAGCATCAAGGCCGAGGTGCTGGCCTCGAGCTCGGACCGCCCGACGGGGGATCACCTCAAGGTGGCGGAGCTGGCGCTGGAGCGCGCGCGGCGGCTGGTGGAGGCCGGCAAGGACGTGCTGATCCTGCTGGACTCGATCACGCGCCTGGCGCGGGCCTACAACAAGGAAGTGGACAGCTCGGGCCGCACGCTGACGGGCGGCGTGGACAGCCGCGCGCTGGAGCGCCCCAAGCGCATCTTCGGCGCGGCGCGCGCCACCGAGGAGGCTGGCACGCTGACCATCATCGGCACGGCGCTCATCGACACCGGCAGCCGCATGGACGAAGTGATTTTCGAGGAGTTCAAGGGCACCGGTAACTCCGAGGTGACGCTGGACCGGTTGCTGGCCGAGAAGCGCATCTTCCCGGCGATCAACATTGCCCAGTCCGGCACCCGCAAGGAGGAGAAGCTCTTCACCCAGAAGGAGTACGAGAAGGTGAAGAAGCTCCGGCAGATGCTCTTCTCGGTGAAGCCGGTGGAGGCCATGGAAGCGCTGGGCAAGCGCCTCACCCGGTACACCTACAACGACGAGTTCCTCGACGAGCTGTAGCCGCGGTCACCGCGGGGACTGAGGGAGCGTTCCTCAGTCCCCTGCCGCTGGGGGCCTCGGCCCTCGTTACGTCACGGTGCCGCTCACCGTCGAAGCGGGCCGCGGCGGCTCCTCGGGCTGCATCGCCTTCTTCAGCGGCTTGTTGAACAGCGCGATGGCAATGCCCGCGCCCACGCCCAGCACCATCAGCATGAGGAAGAAGGCGTCCTTGGACATCGACGTGTAGAACTGGCCGATGTAGCCGGAGAGCACGTTGCCCAGGAAGCTCGACAGGAACCACATGCCCATCATCAGCGAGACGATGCGCACGGGCGCCACCTTGGTCACCAGCGACAGACCGATGGGCGACAGGTAGAGCTCACCCACCGTCAGCAGCATGGTGCAGAACACCGGCCAGAAGAGGCTGCCCTTGCCATCGCCCACGATGCTGGCTCCGGCCACCATCACGATGAACGAGCCGCCGAGGATGAAGCAGCCAATGGCCATCTTCGCCACCGAGGACGGCTCGGAGCCCTTCTTGGCCTGCATCGCCCAGAAGCGATCCAGGAACGGCGCGAAGGCGAAGATGAAGAACGGGTTCACCGACTGGAACCACGTCGACGAGGCCCACGACGGCCACGCCGTCTTCTCGTCGGCCCACGTCTGCATCGTGTTGCCCTGCTGCTCGTAGACGGCCCAGAACACCACGTTCAGCAAGCACAGCGCGATGAGCGCCCACACCCGGTTCCACTCGTTCTTCGTCAGCTTCTGCTTCGGCGGCGCCACGGCGCCCTGCTTGCGCTCCTGCAGCGTGTCCGGCGCCAGGAACTCCTTGCCCAGCATCTGCACCACCAGGCCGATACACATGCCGATGCCCGCAGCCAGGAAGCCATAGCGCCACCCGTACACGGCCGCCAGCGTGCCGCAGACGAAGTTGCAGATGAACGCGCCGATGTTGATGCCCATGTAGAAGATGGTGAAGGCACCGTCCCGCCGCGAGTCCCCCGGCGGATACAGGTTGCCCACCTGCGTGGAGATGTTCGGCTTGAAGAAGCCGTTGCCGATGATCAGCAGCAGCAGGCCGACGAAGAACAGGTTGTCGGCCCCGAACAGCACGAACTGCCCCAGCGCCATGATGATGGCGCCCACGTAAACGGACTTCTTCTGTCCCAGGTACTTGTCGGCCACGAGCCCGCCGAACACCGGCGTCAGGTACACCAAGCCCGTGTAGAGGCCGTAGAGCAGCGACGCGTTGGGCTCCACACTGCACGTCTGCCGGGCGATGGTGTTCGCCACTTCGGCCGCCATGCCCGCATTGCTGGCCAGCAGCACCTTCGCCTTCTCCGCCGCGCACGCATCGAGCGTCGCGGGATCAATGGTAGGCAGCAGCGACCGGATGAAGCCCCAGCCCAGCACGTCGTCCGGATTGCCCGAGCCGTCGAACGCCTTGCCCTGCAGCGTCTGGCGCACGGAGATGAACAGGTAGTTCACCATGTAGAGCTTCAGCAGCCCGCGCATTCCGTAATACGAGAAGCGCTCCCACATCTCGGTGAAGAAGAGGACGAAGAGCCCCACCGGATGCCCCATGAACTGGCGGTTCGAGGCGGGTCCCTTCCATTCAGAAGGTGCAGCAGATGACATGAAGGCTCCTTAGGCCTTTGAGCGTCGCAAGCGAACTCAACACTGCCTCGCCCACCCCCGCAAGCATGGATGTCGCGGCCCCTCCTCCCAAGTAGGGCCCCCACTTGCTAGGGTCCCTCAGCCCATGCGTACCTTCCCTTACCCACTCGCGCTTGCCTTGTTGCTCGCCGCTTGTGCCAGCACGCCCCCGCCCTCGCCCGAGGCCGCGCCCGTCGCCGGGACGCACTCGGCCGAAGTCGGCGCTGCTTCGCCCACGGGAGCGGATCCCTCCGCACCCTCAGTATCGGGGCGCTCGGGGAGTGAGGGCGTGGCGAAGCAGGAGCCGGACGTGCCCTCGGGAGCGGACGCGGCGCGGATTGCCGAGCTCGCACGCCACGTGACACCGCTCGTGGACGCGTTCATGAACACGGAGGCGCTGTTGACGCAGGACGGCAAACGCGTGGTCTTCGTCTCCAACCGGGACGGACTGCCGCAGATCTACGTCGCGGACGCCGCGCGCCCCGACTCCGCAGCGAAGCGCCTGGTGACGTGGCCCGAGCGCATGAGCATCGAGGCGCTCACCCCCGATGGCCAATCGCTCCTCTTCTTCTCGGACAAGGGAGCGGATGAGAACTGGTCCATCTTCAAGGTGGGGCTGGATGGATCGGCGCCCGTGGAGCTCACGCCGGGCGAGACGATGAATCGGGATTCTCCCCTCCTGCCCGAGCTGGCCCCCAGCACCGTCTACTTCAGCGGCCGCCGCAAGGAGGAGGTGCCTGCGGCCGTGTATGCGGTGCCCATCACCGGAGGGGCCGCGCGCGTCCTCTACCGCGACGACAAGCCGGGCTTCCTCACCGACGTGAGCCGCGATGGCAAGCAGTTGCTGTTCCAGCGCTACCTCACGGGCTCGGAGAACTACCTGCTGAACCTGGACACGGCGACGGGCCAGAGCCGGCAGCTCTATCCCCTGGCTCCAAGCCAGGTCACCATCACCGCCGCCCGGTTCTCCGCGGACGGCAAGACGGTGTTCGTGGCCACCGACGCGGGCGGAGAGCAGAACCTGCTGCTGGCGCTCGAGGCCCAGAGCGGCAAGGAGCTGGCGCGCTACGTGGTGACGAACCCCACCACGGCGCCCATCCGCCTCGTGATGGCGGCGAAGACCGGCCATGTGCTCGCCCTCACGTTGGATGCGGGCAACCACAGCGAGCTCCGGCTGCTGGATGCGCGCACGCTGAAGCCGCTCGCCCCGGTGGCCATGCCGCTGGGCCTCGGAGGCGCGCAGGGCTTCTCCGAGGACGGCCGCAAGCTCACCGCCATCTGGTCCACGCCTGCCGCACCCACGGACGCGTGGGTGATCGACGTGAAGACGGGCAAGGCCACTCCGCTGCGAAAGGAGCCGCGACCCTCGCTCAAGCAGGTCCCCGCGATCGAAGCGAGCATCACGGAGATCCGCGCGCACGACGGGCTGACACTGCCCATCAACGTGTACCTGCCAAAGGGGCGCTCGGGGAAGCTGCCCGTCATCGTCGCGTACCACGGTGGGCCCGCAGGCGGCGCGAAGATCCGCTGGGCCGCTCCCGCCGCCTTCTTCCTGTCGCAGGGCTATGCGTGGGTGGAGCCCAACGTCCGCGGCTCGGGGGGCTTCGGCCGTGCCTTCGAGGCGGCGGACAACGGGCGCGGGCGCATGGAGGCCTTCAAGGACATCGAGGCCACCGGCCGATGGGCCGCCTCTCAACCCTGGGCGGATCCCAGCCGAGTCATTGTGTACGGCGCCAGCTATGGCGGCTACACCGTGCTGGTAGGACTGACGCGCATGCCCGGCCTGTGGCGTGCGGGCGTGGACATGTACGGCGTCGCGAACATGAAGACCTTCATGGCAACCACCAGCGGCTTCATCCGCGAGCTGTTCCTCCTGGAGATGGGCGACCCCGAGAAGGACGCGGCCTTCCTGGAGTCCATCTCCCCCCTGCGAGACGTGGACCAGATCGTCGATCCGCTCTTCGTCTATGCAGGCGAGAATGACCCGAGGGTGCCTCGGAGTGAGTCGGATCAGATCGTCCACGCGCTGCGGGAGCGGAAGATCCCCGTGGAGTACATGGTGGCGGAGAACGAGGGCCACTCGCTCGTACGCCGTGACAATGTGATCGAGTTCCTGTCCCGCGTGGCACGGTTCCTCGAGAAACACGCGGGCCCGGCCCAGACCGCGCAGGCGCACTAACCGCCCACGGGAGAACGCTCCAGGAGTGAAGACTCGAGCCCCACGCCTCCGGCATCTCGCGCTGCTGCTGGCCTCATTGTCCGTCTCGGTGACTCCGGGCTGCATGTCGAGTCCCATGCTCGACTACAGCCTCGACGTGCCCGCGCAGACGCTGATCCCTCCGGGTGCCCCACCGGTCCAGGAGGGCCGGGCACGCTTCCGGGAGATCTTCTGCGCGCTGCTCGCACGGGAGCCCGGTGCCGCCGCGCGCCCCTGTGACGCGCTGCTCCATCGCTTGAGTGATGAGCCGCCTTCCTCGCGCCCTCCACGTCCCCTGCCCTCGCATGCTCCAGGGCTGGCGGTGATCTTCGTCCCTGGGATGCTTGGCGAGTGTGCGTCCGGGCTCGCGCCTCCCTTCGAGGCGGCCGTGCCCCACCTGCGCCGCTTGGGGTATGACGCACGGGTCGCCCCGGTGAATGCTTCCGCTCCCAGCCATGCCAATGCCGAGCGCCTCGCCCGAGAGATTGCAGAGAGCCATGCCGAGCGCATCGTCCTCGTCGGCCATGCCCGGGGAGCGGTGGACATCCTCGAACTCCTCGCGGCGAACCCCGCTGCGGCTTCGCGGGTGCAGGCGGTGCTGAGCGTGGCGGGCGCGATCAACGGCTCTCCGCTCGCGGATGCTCCGGCTGGGGCCTCGCTGCTCTTGCCTGGCAAGGGAGACCCCACGTGCACCGAGGGAGAGCGGGCCGCACTCCCGGATCTCCAGCGCGCCCACCGGTTGCGCTGGCTCATGGAGCACCCGCTTCCCCGGCCGCCGCGCTACTTCTCCCTCGGGGCCTTCTCGCCACGCTCGGACATGGCAAAGCCCCTGCGTGCCCGAGCCGCCGCGCTGGCACGGATCGATCCGCGCAACGATGGCCTGACGCCGTTCTTCGATCAGATGATCCCGGGCGCCGAGTTGCTCGGCTACGCGAATGCCGACCATTGGTCCGTCGTGTCCGATTCCCAGGCCCCGGGTCAGCCGCCGTTCCCGCGAGAGGTGCTGATCGAGGCCGCCCTCCTCCGCATCGTCGAGGCGCTCTCCAGCGGCGAGGCACGCCCATGAGCCTCCTCTCCGCTCCCCTGCTGGCCACGCTCGTGGGCATCACGATGGGCCTCACGGGCTGCGCCACCCCGCTCCTGGCCTACAAGGCCTCCGAGATGCCTCCGCTGCAGCTCGCGGTGGTGGGACAGCCCTCCTTCCAGGATGGGCGGGCACGCTTCCGGGAGATCTTCTGCGAGCTCGCCGCGCGCGAGGGCCAGCCCGGCGTGGACTGCGAGAAGCTGCTCGTTCGGCTTGCCGCGGAGCCCTCCTCCCAGGCACCCGCTTCGCTGCCGTCGCACGATCCGCGCCTGCGCATCCTCCTGGTGCCGGGCGGCTTCGCCGAGTGCTTCAAGGACGCCCCACTCTTCCCAGAGGCCCAGCCCCGGCTGAAAGCCGCTGGCTACTCGGTGAGTACGATCCCCGTCAGTGGGCGCTCGGGCAGCGCCTACAACGCCTGGCGTATCGCCGTGACGGTCGCGCGAACCCCCTTGCCTCCGGGTGGCCGGCTCGTGCTGCTGGGCTACTCCAAGGGCATCACGGACATCCTCGAGTTCCTCGTGCAGTACCCGAGCCTCGCGGCGCGGGTGCACGCGGTGGTCAGCATCGCGGGCAGCGTGAACGGCTCGCCGCTCGCCAACCGCTTCACTCCCCTCTACGAGGCCGCCGACGACTGGGTCTTGAGAAACTGCCCGCCGGGGGACCGGAACGTCGCGATGGAGCTGAGGCGCGAGCTGCGGCTGAACTGGCTCGCGAGGCACCGGCTGCCAAGCCACATCCGCTACTTCTCCCTGGGCACCATTGCCCCCGAGGCAGAGGTGGCGCGGGCGATGATGCTCACGGATGACTCGCTGCGGTACGTGGATCCGCTCCGGGACGGACAGCTGATCTTCTACGATCAGCTCCTGCCCGGCAGCACGCTGTTGGGCTACATGCGAGCCGACCACTGGGCCGTCGCCCTGCCGCTGCAGGAGCACTGGCACGTGCTGGCCACGAACTGGGCGGGGACGCACTTCCCTCGGGGCCTGCTGCTGGAGGCCCTCATGCTGCACCTGTCCGAGGCCCTGGGCGACAGCACCTGAGACGTGCCTCGAAGGCAAGGCGGGTCTGAATGGTGAATCCTGCTTTCCACCAAGCCGCTGTTGGCACGGGCTTGGTTCTCATCCTGAGCACGCACTGAGGAACCTCCAGGGGCGGCATGGGGTGGGCCCTGAGAATTTCGCCACTTGTGAGCCTGCGCAGTCCCTACTGCGGCTCTGCTCAGGATGAGATCCACACCCGTTGGCAGTTGGCACTGTTGATGCGACACCTTCGCCTGTTGCCGGATGAAGTCACCCAACTGCGCACATCCTAAGGCGAAAAACACATAGGGAGCACCGCTGTCGTCCATGGGAGTTCTGAGGGAAAAGCCGCTCAGGAGCCGAAAGAATTAACAGTGCAGTATTAGGTGTATCCGTCCGGCGACCGCCGTGCCGGAGCGCTTGAAGACGGGCGGGGGCTCTTCGCTCGCATCGCCGAACAACTCCGCCAAGTCCCAACTCCCTCCTGACGCCTCGCAGCTCTTTGATAACCTCGACGCCGACCGGTACGTGCCACTGTCATGACTGCGGGCGCTGCCGCATGTCCATTCGCCACGCGCGGCGCACAGACACCGCCATTGGATGGAGATCTGCCCGGCACATGCCTTCGCGTGACCGATCCGGGCTAGAACTGCCATTGCAGTCAGCCTATGCCAACCGAAGCAAACTGAGTGCTCTGCAAGCGCTAAGACTCTTCTTTACAAGTCAATTTAGCGCACGGTGTGATTTATACTACAGGTGAAATTTCCTGGCTAGGCGTTCACATTCAGATGCGGCCATCGGATCATCTGGAAACTCCTCGCGCCAATCCTTCATCAAGGCAGGTAGCTTTACCCTCACACCGAGCGCTTCGTAGGTGAGGGCGAGTGAGCGGTAGGAGTATCCTCTGAGATCTATGTTCTCTGGGCTGCTCTTGCTTAAGCCGTCTAGCGCACCCTCAAGATGGGCTTGCGCCTTCAGGAATTCATCTCTCGCTCGCTCGCGATGCATGCCGGCTGCTAGATCTTTGCCGAGGCGACTTCTGGCTTGGCCTGCAAAAGATCTCAAGGAACTATTGCCCGGCAAGAGATTTAAGCCTTTCTCTGCGGCCTCCGCAGCTTTAGTCCACTCGTGTTCAGCAAATTCCATCGACACCCAATGCTTATACATCTCTTCATTGCGGTGCTTGAGTTGATACGCGCGCTCGAACTTCTCCCGCGCATCGGTGACTCTTCTGGGTTCCCATGCTTTATATAC is a window from the Hyalangium minutum genome containing:
- a CDS encoding PEGA domain-containing protein, with protein sequence MKALVLAVLFPAVALAAPPPTPRRISALLIPMDQGAEGHSVRLETYMNEALEQFAGFTVKKPEELFGMPPDDEAAASLKRGQKGLEESLEAYNARDYDDAERKLRATLKELQGAVGAMGSCVELCEATALYAAVLYLRGDTEEAKLNLVDLMALNPTFELSTKRYNKDFIALRATVATSRSSSLRGTVTVKTQPLGARVYLDGEFQGYTPFTLPAMQVGKHMIKLSRPGFRQHGQIIEVTPDDAEITAELSPTNNYKKYDSQLDKVASEIVKTTPSPSSVTLGKALSIDRGLLGTVKDLGPNGTELVVGFFDLRDGKKLAGRRIVLQGDEFGQEKQEMSRLVNYLVNNGMGGGEQKVKASDPLENRHGMEEWNGEDQGGRGRQVTEKKKKGDPLDGVNGTEDW
- the sppA gene encoding signal peptide peptidase SppA, with protein sequence MRLLALLLLPPLLFPSAALAQANAIIRPLVSSRGVTVPTESTATVDEVTALSLNPGSLRFVDGPQLLFLHERNRVQDQVGTGLFVGTTLLGAVGVGYGVEWLRNRTEPDYRRSSLGFSLGTDTLALGATYHAFGSADESVEKLSSWDIGLSARPWRGFSYSVVARDINEPEQGEYRVVRTFDLGIGVRPFGDRYTLGVDYLFRSGGLDEGRLTYALKAEVWPGLRLGGGLSHGLRSGQELAFQLSATLDTSHFGFTYAAGGTDRGLDHVLAVRLSSDKYRALGLSSGVVAMVDLNDRLTGGTSLAVSLLGGSADDPYLALMRFLDLAIKDPQLRGVVLKMEGLPGVGWGQAEELRQAVMRLRRSGKKVMAVLLSCDDKGYLVASAADQVYALPASSLLLNGLSASVVSVGGTMEKLGVSWDVARVGEYKTAPEQLTRKDMSPAERETVSALLDVEVAWYEQAVTLMRKLPEGRLREVWSVGLIPAKKAQELGLLDGILKDQSELEQKVYNLVPGATYAANYRPRGERETLWGRRRRIAVVPILGTIAGGKSREDPLGFSRIAGAETVVLALQRAQEDPSVMAIVLRVDSGGGDVLASDLMYRAVTEAKKRKPVIASMGDVAASGGYYAAVGADEIFAGPTTITGSIGVFYLKPALQGLLGDKLGITQENLPRAPLADMLDYWRPWKPEEQAAIQAWVDATYDDFITYVAQGRKMEKSQVDAIARGRVWSGKDAHAKGLVDRLGGFMEAVEAARTRAKVEASEEVDLVVYGEPRGLFSSLGGEPNVLTRLLPEPAQPALPPGLQALLRESGLTAGWLEPGLKAAMPFTLTVE
- the rho gene encoding transcription termination factor Rho produces the protein MSENSDNTDPRPPAPPPPAEAARPEPPVMDDDGGDDGGDDEGPDEGGDASGASGPGGQPGPGGQAGPGGRRRRRRRRRRGAQVHFTPEGQAYRTQPGPDGQMVQVFLTPQELEQYKQRLAQQQQQQQSPPPGQHAQHGGQQHGQRQHHGGGQSQAAPQQNLTPVEGVLDTEAKGPNAFLRQLKKNLLPSPDDPELPKNLVQKLRLRQGQYVTAFAQMRGTKGVIQKVDTVDGRPLDGAPRLPHFADLTSVDPLERIKMEHGHREMVTRVLDLIAPIGKGQRALIVAPPKTGKTIMLQRIAQAVITNHPEIHVMVLLIDERPEEVTDMRRSIKAEVLASSSDRPTGDHLKVAELALERARRLVEAGKDVLILLDSITRLARAYNKEVDSSGRTLTGGVDSRALERPKRIFGAARATEEAGTLTIIGTALIDTGSRMDEVIFEEFKGTGNSEVTLDRLLAEKRIFPAINIAQSGTRKEEKLFTQKEYEKVKKLRQMLFSVKPVEAMEALGKRLTRYTYNDEFLDEL
- a CDS encoding peptide MFS transporter, coding for MSSAAPSEWKGPASNRQFMGHPVGLFVLFFTEMWERFSYYGMRGLLKLYMVNYLFISVRQTLQGKAFDGSGNPDDVLGWGFIRSLLPTIDPATLDACAAEKAKVLLASNAGMAAEVANTIARQTCSVEPNASLLYGLYTGLVYLTPVFGGLVADKYLGQKKSVYVGAIIMALGQFVLFGADNLFFVGLLLLIIGNGFFKPNISTQVGNLYPPGDSRRDGAFTIFYMGINIGAFICNFVCGTLAAVYGWRYGFLAAGIGMCIGLVVQMLGKEFLAPDTLQERKQGAVAPPKQKLTKNEWNRVWALIALCLLNVVFWAVYEQQGNTMQTWADEKTAWPSWASSTWFQSVNPFFIFAFAPFLDRFWAMQAKKGSEPSSVAKMAIGCFILGGSFIVMVAGASIVGDGKGSLFWPVFCTMLLTVGELYLSPIGLSLVTKVAPVRIVSLMMGMWFLSSFLGNVLSGYIGQFYTSMSKDAFFLMLMVLGVGAGIAIALFNKPLKKAMQPEEPPRPASTVSGTVT
- a CDS encoding alpha/beta hydrolase family protein, which encodes MRTFPYPLALALLLAACASTPPPSPEAAPVAGTHSAEVGAASPTGADPSAPSVSGRSGSEGVAKQEPDVPSGADAARIAELARHVTPLVDAFMNTEALLTQDGKRVVFVSNRDGLPQIYVADAARPDSAAKRLVTWPERMSIEALTPDGQSLLFFSDKGADENWSIFKVGLDGSAPVELTPGETMNRDSPLLPELAPSTVYFSGRRKEEVPAAVYAVPITGGAARVLYRDDKPGFLTDVSRDGKQLLFQRYLTGSENYLLNLDTATGQSRQLYPLAPSQVTITAARFSADGKTVFVATDAGGEQNLLLALEAQSGKELARYVVTNPTTAPIRLVMAAKTGHVLALTLDAGNHSELRLLDARTLKPLAPVAMPLGLGGAQGFSEDGRKLTAIWSTPAAPTDAWVIDVKTGKATPLRKEPRPSLKQVPAIEASITEIRAHDGLTLPINVYLPKGRSGKLPVIVAYHGGPAGGAKIRWAAPAAFFLSQGYAWVEPNVRGSGGFGRAFEAADNGRGRMEAFKDIEATGRWAASQPWADPSRVIVYGASYGGYTVLVGLTRMPGLWRAGVDMYGVANMKTFMATTSGFIRELFLLEMGDPEKDAAFLESISPLRDVDQIVDPLFVYAGENDPRVPRSESDQIVHALRERKIPVEYMVAENEGHSLVRRDNVIEFLSRVARFLEKHAGPAQTAQAH